A single window of Jiangella alkaliphila DNA harbors:
- a CDS encoding DUF4411 family protein: protein MYLLDANAFMEANRLYYAFDIAPGFWTWLGDPSLAGQVASIDAVKDEITAGDGDLVDWAQARPATFWIADTDDVLTAMRELAAWAVDPTRQYRQEAVDEFLDSADLKLIAHAIATRATVVTREQPAPESKKKIKIPDVCEAFDVSWTDPFSLYRTLGMKLVA from the coding sequence ATGTACCTCCTCGACGCGAACGCCTTTATGGAGGCGAACCGCCTGTACTACGCCTTCGACATCGCGCCGGGTTTCTGGACATGGCTCGGCGATCCGTCGCTTGCCGGCCAAGTCGCCTCGATTGACGCGGTCAAGGACGAGATCACTGCCGGCGACGGCGATCTCGTCGACTGGGCTCAAGCGCGACCCGCGACTTTCTGGATAGCGGACACCGACGACGTCTTGACGGCGATGCGTGAGCTCGCAGCCTGGGCCGTAGACCCCACTCGGCAGTATCGCCAGGAAGCCGTCGACGAGTTCCTCGACTCCGCCGATCTCAAGCTGATAGCCCACGCCATCGCCACGAGGGCCACAGTGGTCACTCGCGAACAGCCCGCTCCGGAGTCCAAGAAGAAGATCAAGATCCCTGACGTCTGCGAAGCATTCGACGTTTCTTGGA
- a CDS encoding ImmA/IrrE family metallo-endopeptidase, whose translation MPIRVDVAPSVLSWALNVTGADEEGLHRRFKVDQWLTAETRPTLKQLQDFARATGVPFGYLLLPQPPTWTLPVPDFREGFDGAPPPSANLIAVLGQSQRRQEWYRDYALGLGAEPLEFVGSAADEGPTEAAAHIRSALDFEISTRHGTWADTRKALLRSFEALGGLTIATSMVNNNTRRPLDENEFRGFALVDDIAPLVFVNTHQTINGQIFTLAHEFAHIWRGTSGIGNEDLRSDAQSEIERWCNAVASEVLVPQEDLESHHARVASAPLTEALDALAHDFRCGTLVVLQALHRTGLRRMDNYANAYDAEVARLRALSAANERGGGDHYNNQPFRVGERLSRALIADALEGRTSIEEAMRLMSMKSLSTFDEYARRLGAA comes from the coding sequence ATGCCCATCCGAGTCGACGTCGCTCCCTCCGTGCTGTCCTGGGCGCTCAACGTGACAGGAGCCGACGAAGAAGGGCTCCACCGTCGCTTCAAGGTTGATCAGTGGCTGACAGCCGAGACCCGTCCGACGCTGAAGCAGCTCCAGGATTTCGCGAGGGCGACAGGCGTGCCCTTCGGCTACCTCCTGCTCCCCCAGCCTCCAACCTGGACACTGCCTGTGCCCGATTTCCGTGAGGGCTTCGATGGAGCACCTCCGCCGAGCGCCAACCTCATCGCCGTATTGGGCCAGTCTCAGCGCCGGCAGGAGTGGTATCGCGACTATGCGCTAGGGCTCGGGGCAGAGCCTCTAGAATTCGTTGGTTCCGCCGCGGACGAGGGCCCGACAGAGGCAGCGGCACACATTCGAAGCGCGCTAGATTTCGAGATCTCCACCCGCCACGGGACTTGGGCCGACACGCGGAAAGCTCTCCTCAGAAGCTTCGAGGCGCTCGGCGGCCTGACCATCGCGACCTCCATGGTGAACAACAACACCAGGCGTCCGCTCGACGAGAACGAATTCCGTGGATTCGCGCTTGTTGATGACATCGCGCCGCTCGTGTTCGTCAACACCCACCAGACCATCAATGGCCAGATTTTCACACTCGCCCATGAGTTCGCCCACATCTGGCGTGGTACCAGCGGTATCGGCAATGAAGATCTGCGCAGTGACGCGCAATCCGAAATCGAGCGCTGGTGCAACGCCGTGGCGTCCGAAGTGCTAGTGCCACAGGAGGACCTGGAGTCTCACCACGCCCGAGTGGCAAGCGCGCCGCTCACCGAAGCATTGGATGCCCTGGCACATGACTTCAGATGTGGCACTCTTGTGGTCCTACAGGCGCTCCACCGCACCGGCCTCCGTCGCATGGATAACTACGCTAACGCGTACGACGCTGAGGTTGCTAGGCTCCGGGCGCTCAGCGCGGCAAACGAACGTGGCGGCGGCGACCACTACAATAATCAGCCTTTCCGCGTCGGCGAACGCCTTTCTCGTGCCCTGATCGCAGACGCACTCGAAGGACGAACGAGCATCGAGGAAGCCATGCGGCTGATGTCCATGAAGTCCCTCAGCACGTTCGACGAGTACGCACGCCGCCTCGGGGCCGCCTGA
- a CDS encoding type IV toxin-antitoxin system AbiEi family antitoxin domain-containing protein, protein MADSTLARLGSIAERRWGLVTTAQAGEAGVSRKQLARMASAGAIERVAQGVYRMAGAPPQDHEAIYATWLALRGATAPRSEAGVAPIVAAGATAAVVHGLGDFLLDGFDFIVPSRKGTRLPGVRLRIRHLTNEEVVPVDGLPTLTVERTIADLVDIGTDLSMVAAAVRDATSADKLVSRHRLESYLSPLAARRKSDARSLADGLFDLAGVRSEGWERG, encoded by the coding sequence ATGGCGGACTCGACCCTGGCCCGGCTCGGCTCCATCGCCGAACGTCGGTGGGGCCTCGTCACCACGGCCCAAGCAGGGGAGGCTGGCGTCTCCCGCAAGCAGCTCGCCCGGATGGCTTCGGCCGGGGCCATCGAGCGCGTGGCGCAGGGGGTCTACCGCATGGCCGGAGCGCCACCGCAGGACCACGAGGCGATCTACGCGACGTGGCTGGCGCTGCGCGGGGCGACCGCACCTCGCAGCGAGGCAGGAGTCGCCCCGATCGTGGCAGCTGGAGCAACGGCCGCAGTCGTTCACGGGCTGGGCGACTTCCTCCTCGACGGCTTCGACTTCATCGTCCCCAGCCGCAAAGGCACCCGGCTCCCTGGCGTACGTCTGCGTATCCGCCACCTCACCAACGAGGAGGTCGTGCCCGTCGACGGACTCCCCACGCTGACCGTCGAGCGGACCATCGCCGACCTCGTCGACATCGGCACCGATCTGTCCATGGTCGCCGCGGCCGTGCGTGATGCGACAAGCGCCGACAAGCTGGTGTCCCGCCACCGACTCGAGTCTTACCTCTCCCCTCTCGCGGCGCGGCGCAAGAGCGACGCCAGATCCCTGGCCGACGGTCTCTTCGATCTGGCCGGCGTGCGTTCGGAAGGATGGGAGCGTGGCTGA
- a CDS encoding nucleoside deaminase: MTHVDANPADAAHLERCVELAEAALAAGDGPFGSVLVDRNGTVLAEDHNHETTTADPTAHPELALAQWAARNLPAADRAGATVYTSGEHCPMCAAAHGWVGLGRIVFAASSAQLAGWRAEWGLPAAPVSVLPITAVVPGLEVVGPVPPFDQRMRAIHERAAGRRA; the protein is encoded by the coding sequence ATGACGCACGTTGACGCAAACCCCGCTGACGCCGCTCACCTGGAGCGGTGTGTCGAGTTGGCCGAGGCCGCGCTCGCGGCCGGTGACGGCCCGTTCGGGTCGGTGCTGGTCGATCGCAACGGCACCGTTCTGGCAGAGGACCACAACCACGAGACGACCACCGCGGACCCGACCGCGCATCCGGAGCTGGCGCTGGCGCAGTGGGCCGCTCGGAACCTGCCCGCCGCAGACCGCGCCGGCGCGACCGTCTACACGTCGGGGGAGCACTGCCCGATGTGTGCGGCCGCGCACGGCTGGGTCGGCCTCGGCCGCATCGTCTTCGCCGCGTCGAGCGCGCAGCTGGCCGGCTGGCGGGCCGAGTGGGGGCTGCCGGCAGCGCCGGTCAGCGTCCTCCCCATCACCGCCGTCGTGCCGGGCCTCGAGGTGGTCGGGCCGGTGCCGCCGTTCGACCAGCGCATGCGCGCCATCCACGAGCGCGCCGCCGGGCGCCGAGCGTAG
- the glnA gene encoding type I glutamate--ammonia ligase — protein MFTNPDELLKFVKDEGVEFIDVRFCDLPGVMQHFNVPASAFDAAAIAEGLMFDGSSIRGFQAIHESDMKLMADPATAFVDPFRKAKTLALNFSIVDPFTGEPYSRDPRNIATKAEAYLASSGIADTVYFGPEAEFYVFDDVRFETKQNAGYYHIDSIEGAWNTGRVEEGGNRGYKTRYKGGYFPVPPVDHYADLRDSMVLALTEVGIPVERAHHEVGTAGQAEINYRFDSLKHAGDRLMLFKYIIKNVAWEAGKTATFMPKPLFGDNGSGMHCHQSLWKNGDPLFYDELGYGGLSDMARWYIGGLIKHANSLLAWTNPTVNSYHRLVPGFEAPVNLVYSQRNRSAAVRIPVTGTSPKAKRIEFRVPDPSSNPYLAFSAMLMAGVDGIRNKIEPPEPVDKDLYELPPEEHANIATVPASLGEALDALEGDHDYLLEGGVFTDDLVETWIDWKRVNEIDPIRLRPHPHEFELYFDI, from the coding sequence ATGTTCACCAACCCGGACGAGCTGCTCAAGTTCGTCAAGGACGAGGGCGTCGAGTTCATCGACGTTCGCTTCTGCGACCTGCCAGGCGTCATGCAGCATTTCAACGTGCCGGCCTCGGCCTTCGACGCCGCCGCCATCGCCGAGGGCCTGATGTTCGACGGCTCCTCGATCCGCGGCTTCCAGGCCATCCACGAGTCCGACATGAAGCTGATGGCCGACCCCGCCACGGCGTTCGTCGACCCGTTCCGCAAGGCCAAGACCCTCGCGCTGAACTTCTCCATCGTCGACCCCTTCACCGGTGAGCCGTACAGCCGCGACCCGCGCAACATCGCGACGAAGGCCGAGGCGTACCTCGCCAGCTCGGGCATCGCCGACACCGTCTACTTCGGGCCCGAGGCCGAGTTCTACGTCTTCGACGACGTCCGCTTCGAGACCAAGCAGAACGCCGGCTACTACCACATCGACTCCATCGAGGGCGCCTGGAACACCGGCCGCGTCGAGGAGGGTGGCAACCGCGGCTACAAGACGCGGTACAAGGGCGGCTACTTCCCCGTCCCGCCGGTCGACCACTACGCCGACCTGCGCGACTCGATGGTGCTGGCGCTGACCGAGGTCGGCATCCCGGTCGAGCGGGCCCATCACGAGGTCGGCACCGCCGGCCAGGCCGAGATCAACTATCGGTTCGACTCCCTCAAGCACGCCGGCGACCGCCTGATGCTGTTCAAGTACATCATCAAGAACGTCGCCTGGGAGGCCGGCAAGACGGCCACGTTCATGCCGAAGCCGCTGTTCGGCGACAACGGCTCGGGCATGCACTGCCACCAGTCGCTCTGGAAGAACGGCGACCCGCTGTTCTACGACGAGCTGGGCTACGGCGGCCTGTCCGACATGGCCCGCTGGTACATCGGCGGCCTCATCAAGCACGCCAACTCGCTGCTGGCGTGGACCAACCCGACGGTGAACTCGTACCACCGCCTGGTCCCGGGCTTCGAGGCGCCGGTGAACCTCGTCTACTCGCAGCGCAACCGGTCCGCGGCGGTCCGCATCCCCGTCACCGGCACGTCGCCGAAGGCCAAGCGCATCGAGTTCCGCGTCCCGGACCCGTCCAGCAACCCCTACCTCGCCTTCTCCGCCATGCTCATGGCCGGCGTCGACGGCATCCGCAACAAGATCGAGCCGCCGGAGCCGGTCGACAAGGACCTCTACGAGTTGCCGCCCGAGGAGCACGCCAACATCGCGACCGTCCCCGCGTCGCTCGGCGAGGCCCTCGACGCCCTCGAGGGCGACCACGACTACCTCCTCGAGGGCGGCGTCTTCACCGACGACCTCGTCGAGACGTGGATCGACTGGAAGCGCGTCAACGAGATCGACCCGATCCGTCTGCGTCCCCACCCGCACGAGTTCGAGCTCTACTTCGACATCTAG
- a CDS encoding RDD family protein gives MSSDRPTSSDLQLPDHGPGSAGGWGRRIAALLLDWLAGNLVAFIVTGGNSGVWDAQSDVFWLPLICWYLLVVVSTTLAGGSLGQLLVGLRVAHLGGRRISPVMAAVRTLMIALIIPPLVFTRDGRGLHDLASNTVVVNAR, from the coding sequence GTGAGCTCCGACCGGCCGACCTCGTCCGACCTCCAGCTGCCCGACCACGGCCCCGGCTCGGCCGGCGGCTGGGGACGTCGCATCGCGGCGCTGCTGCTGGACTGGCTGGCCGGCAACCTGGTCGCGTTCATCGTCACCGGCGGCAACTCCGGCGTGTGGGACGCGCAGAGCGACGTGTTCTGGTTGCCGCTGATCTGCTGGTACCTGCTGGTCGTGGTGTCGACGACGCTGGCCGGCGGCAGCCTGGGTCAGCTACTCGTCGGGCTGCGGGTCGCTCACCTGGGCGGACGGCGCATCAGCCCGGTCATGGCGGCGGTGCGGACGTTGATGATCGCGCTGATCATCCCGCCGCTGGTGTTCACCCGCGACGGCCGCGGCCTGCACGACCTCGCGTCGAACACCGTGGTCGTCAACGCCCGCTGA
- a CDS encoding serpin family protein translates to MPQRSWTGLPVRALLVAAVVVAASGCGGDEADVARSEASREDATPADAQAAGEIVRTLATNLYTPLAGAGDGNLVYSPASIAVALGMLRAGATGASADQLDALLGTTGPDQLHPALNALEQALATRSGERENADGEEADVALSSANSLWAQDGAQWEAPFLDTLARFYDAGVRQVDFADAADARDSINGWVADNTEDKIAELIPPDALSEATKLVLVNALYAKAPWDAVFHDVGERDFTTIGGELLQAPAMSLATTFPYQAGDGWQAVTIPYAGRELAMTLLVPDAGAFAAVEGRLDGELLGTVLSNAQTAQVDLQLPMFDLRTATTLSDTLATLGVTAPFDPSTTDFAPMSTDPDVVPLTVSEVRHEATITVDEEGTEAAAATSVEMETGSAPADGPVELTVDRPFVFVLHDVETATPLFVGRVTDPAA, encoded by the coding sequence ATGCCTCAACGATCGTGGACCGGCCTGCCCGTACGTGCCCTGCTCGTCGCCGCTGTCGTCGTCGCGGCCTCGGGCTGCGGCGGCGACGAGGCGGACGTGGCCCGCTCGGAGGCGTCGCGCGAGGACGCGACGCCGGCCGACGCACAGGCCGCCGGCGAGATCGTCCGCACCCTGGCCACGAACCTGTACACGCCCCTGGCCGGCGCCGGCGACGGCAACCTCGTCTACTCGCCGGCCAGCATCGCCGTCGCGCTGGGGATGCTGCGCGCGGGCGCGACCGGCGCGTCGGCCGACCAGCTCGACGCGCTCCTCGGCACGACCGGCCCGGACCAGCTGCACCCGGCGTTGAACGCGCTCGAGCAGGCCCTGGCCACCCGCTCGGGTGAACGCGAGAACGCCGACGGCGAGGAGGCCGACGTGGCGCTGTCGTCGGCCAACTCGCTCTGGGCGCAGGACGGCGCGCAGTGGGAGGCGCCGTTCCTGGACACGCTGGCCCGCTTCTACGACGCCGGCGTGCGCCAGGTCGACTTCGCCGACGCCGCGGACGCACGCGACTCCATCAACGGCTGGGTGGCCGACAACACCGAGGACAAGATCGCCGAGCTGATCCCGCCCGACGCGCTCAGCGAGGCCACGAAGCTGGTGCTCGTCAACGCGCTCTACGCGAAGGCGCCGTGGGACGCCGTGTTCCACGACGTGGGTGAGCGCGACTTCACCACGATCGGCGGCGAGCTGCTGCAGGCCCCGGCGATGAGCCTGGCGACGACCTTCCCCTACCAGGCCGGCGACGGGTGGCAGGCGGTGACCATCCCCTATGCGGGCCGCGAGCTGGCGATGACGCTGCTGGTCCCCGACGCGGGCGCGTTCGCGGCCGTCGAAGGGCGCCTCGACGGCGAGCTGCTCGGCACAGTGCTCAGTAACGCGCAGACCGCCCAGGTCGACCTCCAGCTGCCGATGTTCGACCTGCGCACCGCCACGACCCTCTCCGACACGTTGGCCACCCTCGGCGTGACCGCGCCGTTCGACCCGTCGACCACCGACTTCGCCCCGATGAGCACGGACCCCGACGTCGTCCCGCTGACCGTGAGCGAGGTCCGGCACGAGGCGACCATCACCGTCGACGAGGAAGGCACCGAGGCGGCCGCCGCGACCTCCGTCGAGATGGAGACCGGCTCCGCGCCCGCGGACGGCCCGGTCGAGCTGACCGTCGACCGCCCGTTCGTCTTCGTGCTGCACGACGTCGAGACCGCCACGCCGCTGTTCGTCGGGCGGGTCACCGACCCCGCGGCCTGA
- a CDS encoding DUF4191 domain-containing protein has product MARNDDEGPEKTGRIAQIRQTYKMARRSDRWVGWITLGILLGVIGLSVVVGIFVGPLWLWIIVGLPIALLGAAIVFGRRAERAAYGQIEGQPGAAAAALGTLRRGWDTTPMVGANRYQDVVHRAVGRPGIVLIGEGTSAGRVANLLAQEKKRHARVAPEMPVVEVIVGREDGQVPLQRLTRHLNKLPKNIRPAEVTELRARLRALGSTPIGIPKGPLPKGARIPRGTQLPGR; this is encoded by the coding sequence ATGGCACGCAATGACGACGAGGGTCCCGAGAAGACCGGGCGCATCGCGCAGATCCGGCAGACGTACAAGATGGCTCGGCGGTCCGACCGCTGGGTCGGCTGGATCACCCTGGGCATCCTGCTCGGCGTCATCGGGCTCTCGGTCGTCGTCGGCATCTTCGTCGGGCCGCTGTGGCTGTGGATCATCGTGGGCCTGCCCATCGCGCTGCTGGGCGCCGCCATCGTCTTCGGGCGGCGGGCCGAGCGGGCCGCGTACGGTCAGATCGAGGGGCAACCCGGCGCCGCCGCGGCCGCCCTGGGGACGCTGCGCCGCGGCTGGGACACCACCCCGATGGTCGGCGCCAACCGCTACCAGGACGTCGTCCACCGCGCCGTCGGCCGGCCGGGCATCGTGCTGATCGGCGAGGGCACGTCCGCCGGCCGGGTCGCCAACCTGCTCGCGCAGGAGAAGAAGCGGCACGCCCGGGTCGCGCCGGAGATGCCGGTCGTCGAGGTCATCGTCGGCCGCGAGGACGGCCAGGTCCCGCTCCAGCGGCTCACCCGGCACCTCAACAAGCTGCCGAAGAACATCCGCCCGGCCGAGGTGACAGAGCTGCGGGCGCGGCTGCGCGCGCTGGGCAGCACGCCCATCGGCATCCCGAAGGGGCCGCTGCCCAAGGGCGCACGCATCCCGCGCGGCACCCAGCTGCCGGGCCGCTGA
- the lipA gene encoding lipoyl synthase: MTVAPEGRRLLRLEVRNAETPIEKKPSWIKTKATMGPEYRELQSLVKREGLHTVCQEAGCPNIFECWEDREATFLIGGDHCTRRCDFCLIDTGKPDDLDRDEPRRVAESVQAMGLRYATVTGVTRDDLPDEGAWLYAETIREIHKFNPNTGVEILTPDFSGKADLLQQVFDAQPQVFAHNVETVPRIFKRIRPAFRYERSLDVISIARAAGMITKSNLILGMGETREEISQALVDLHGAGCDLITITQYLRPSVRHHPIERWVKPEEFVELQAEAEEIGFAGVMSGPLVRSSYRAGRLYRQAMEARAAR, encoded by the coding sequence GTGACTGTCGCGCCGGAGGGACGTCGGCTGCTGCGCCTCGAGGTGCGCAACGCCGAGACGCCGATCGAGAAGAAGCCTTCCTGGATCAAGACGAAGGCGACCATGGGCCCGGAGTACCGCGAGCTGCAGTCGCTGGTGAAACGCGAGGGCCTGCACACGGTCTGCCAGGAGGCCGGCTGTCCCAACATCTTCGAGTGCTGGGAAGACCGCGAGGCGACCTTCCTCATCGGCGGCGACCACTGCACCCGCCGGTGCGACTTCTGCCTCATCGACACCGGCAAGCCCGACGACCTCGACCGCGACGAGCCGCGCCGGGTCGCCGAGTCGGTCCAGGCCATGGGGCTGCGCTACGCCACGGTCACCGGCGTCACCCGCGACGACCTCCCCGACGAGGGCGCCTGGCTGTACGCCGAGACCATCCGCGAGATCCACAAGTTCAACCCGAACACCGGCGTCGAGATCCTCACGCCGGACTTCTCCGGCAAGGCCGACCTCCTGCAGCAGGTGTTCGACGCCCAGCCGCAGGTGTTCGCGCACAACGTCGAGACCGTGCCGCGCATCTTCAAGCGCATCCGCCCGGCGTTCCGGTACGAGCGCTCGCTCGACGTCATCTCGATCGCCCGCGCCGCCGGCATGATCACCAAGTCCAACCTCATCCTCGGCATGGGCGAGACCCGCGAGGAGATCTCCCAGGCGCTCGTCGACCTGCACGGCGCCGGCTGCGACCTCATCACCATCACGCAGTACCTGCGCCCGTCCGTGCGCCACCACCCGATCGAGCGGTGGGTCAAGCCCGAGGAGTTCGTCGAGCTGCAGGCCGAGGCCGAGGAGATCGGTTTCGCCGGCGTCATGTCCGGGCCGCTGGTGCGCTCGTCGTACCGCGCCGGACGGCTCTACCGGCAGGCCATGGAGGCTCGCGCCGCCCGCTGA
- the lipB gene encoding lipoyl(octanoyl) transferase LipB, with protein MGELRIIRHEGHVPYQDAWDEQRRLHAARVAGDIGDTVVLLEHEAVYTAGKRTTPDERPLLDAGAPVIDVDRGGKITWHGPGQLTGYPILKLPEPYDVIGYVRRVEQLMLDVCQDVGVAAVRVDGRSGVWIQPGDGAPDRKLGAVGLRVARGVTMHGFALNCDNDLGWYDRIIACGISDAGTTTLSRELGRRVTVAEVLPYVERHLDELLALQPQT; from the coding sequence GTGGGCGAGCTACGGATCATCCGGCACGAAGGCCACGTGCCGTATCAAGATGCCTGGGACGAGCAGCGCCGGCTGCACGCCGCAAGGGTGGCCGGCGACATCGGCGACACCGTCGTCCTGCTGGAACACGAGGCGGTCTACACGGCGGGCAAGCGCACGACGCCCGACGAGCGGCCGCTGCTGGATGCCGGCGCGCCGGTCATCGACGTCGACCGCGGCGGCAAGATCACCTGGCACGGCCCGGGGCAGCTCACCGGCTACCCGATCCTCAAGCTGCCCGAGCCGTACGACGTCATCGGCTACGTCCGCCGCGTCGAGCAGCTGATGCTCGACGTCTGCCAGGACGTCGGCGTCGCCGCGGTGCGCGTCGACGGCCGCAGCGGCGTGTGGATCCAGCCCGGCGACGGCGCCCCCGACCGCAAGCTGGGCGCCGTCGGGCTGCGCGTCGCCCGGGGCGTCACCATGCACGGTTTCGCGCTGAACTGCGACAACGACCTCGGCTGGTACGACCGCATCATCGCCTGCGGCATCAGCGACGCCGGCACCACGACGCTGTCCCGAGAGCTGGGCCGCCGGGTCACCGTCGCCGAGGTGCTCCCGTATGTCGAACGTCACCTCGACGAGCTCCTGGCGCTGCAGCCGCAGACGTAG
- a CDS encoding LLM class flavin-dependent oxidoreductase, with the protein MANFRGTPLSVLDLAPVVTGSTPSTALAQTLELARYVDDLGFRRYWLAEHHNMPGIASSSPPILIGAVAAATSSIRVGSGGVMLPNHMPLVVAEQFGTLEALHPGRIDLGIGRAPGTDGLTAHALRGSSDPRLVEEFPQHLAQVRAFFSGEWPDEHPYAAITATPGRGAHVPVWLLGSSDYSARAAAALGLPFSFAHHFSSVNTVPALQLYRDGFQPSAEHAAPYAMVAVSVVLAESDEHARWLAGPMKLSMLRLRSGRPGPLPTPEEAAAHEFAPAEEELLAPFLGGQIAGGPDTVRRELESLLDRTAADELMVVTTVSPHAERLRSYDLLAGLLP; encoded by the coding sequence GTGGCCAACTTCAGAGGAACACCCCTGTCCGTTCTCGACCTCGCGCCGGTGGTGACCGGGTCGACGCCGTCGACGGCGCTGGCGCAGACGCTCGAGCTGGCCCGGTACGTCGATGACCTGGGCTTCCGGCGCTACTGGCTGGCCGAGCACCACAACATGCCGGGCATCGCCAGCTCCTCGCCGCCGATCCTCATCGGGGCGGTGGCCGCGGCGACGTCGTCCATCCGGGTCGGGTCGGGCGGGGTGATGCTGCCCAACCACATGCCGCTGGTGGTCGCCGAGCAGTTCGGCACGCTCGAGGCGCTGCACCCGGGCCGCATCGACCTCGGCATCGGCCGGGCGCCGGGCACCGACGGGCTGACGGCGCACGCGCTGCGCGGCAGCAGCGACCCGCGGCTGGTCGAGGAGTTCCCGCAGCACCTGGCCCAGGTCCGGGCGTTCTTCTCGGGGGAGTGGCCGGACGAGCACCCATACGCCGCCATCACCGCGACGCCGGGACGCGGGGCGCACGTGCCGGTCTGGCTGCTCGGATCCAGCGACTACAGCGCCCGGGCCGCCGCGGCGCTCGGGCTGCCGTTCTCGTTCGCCCACCACTTCAGCTCCGTCAACACCGTCCCGGCGCTGCAGCTGTACCGCGACGGGTTCCAGCCGTCGGCCGAGCACGCGGCGCCGTACGCGATGGTCGCGGTCAGCGTCGTGCTGGCCGAGTCCGACGAGCACGCGCGCTGGCTGGCCGGGCCGATGAAGCTGTCGATGCTGCGGCTGCGGTCGGGGCGGCCCGGTCCGCTGCCGACGCCGGAGGAGGCCGCGGCGCACGAGTTCGCCCCGGCCGAGGAGGAGCTGCTGGCGCCGTTCCTCGGCGGCCAGATCGCGGGCGGGCCGGACACCGTCCGCCGCGAGTTGGAATCGCTGCTGGACCGCACCGCGGCCGACGAGCTGATGGTCGTCACGACGGTCTCGCCGCACGCCGAGCGGCTGCGTTCGTACGACCTGCTGGCGGGTCTGCTGCCCTGA